In the genome of Paramormyrops kingsleyae isolate MSU_618 chromosome 5, PKINGS_0.4, whole genome shotgun sequence, the window CTTTCTTGGTATTAGTAAGGACACTGGCAGCAGTTTTCTGGATGAGCTGCAGCTGTCTGATTGATTTGTTGCTAAGACCTGTGAAGACACCGTTACAACAGTCTAGTCTGCTAAAAATAAAAGCCTGAACAAGCTTTTCTATATCTTGTTTAGACAGAAATCCTTTAATTCTTGCTATGTTTTTAAAGTGGTAGTAGGCTGATTTTGTACAGTAGTTGCCTTACAGTCTGAGTCCAGAACTACACCAAGATTTCTGGTTTGATTTGTAGGGTTTAATTGCATGGATTCCAGGTGAGCAATGACTTTCCATCTTTCTTTTCTGGGTCAAAAacaattacagtggtacctcggttctcgaactcattagaactcgaatttcttaaaagtcgaaccaaccagttcaaaaataaaattacctagaactcgatttgaatctcagaagtcgaatgGTGAAcaccaacctaagataacttgtacacacggggaaatgagtcacgcggcacctctctcagcggaaacaaagggtaacgcttcagtctcagtctcgcattcgctgtgatagcatcgtgcatgtttatactagctgaatacatactgtatatttagatagtaaaaatacattgacaatgacagacagtaacagtaattattattatctaataaaatacattttaaaataaagatttcttattaataattttaatattaataataaaccattaatacatttaattataatattgcTGTACCAAGCAGGGACGAAAGGGAGACAAAGGCGTAGACGTCatggtatcggggaatacggggtttaattacaggtaaggcaggcaaaacgcagacggacaatacaatgaccggactggggaaataaactgaaacgcggacgaaatacagagaaCTAAGGACAACAACCataaacagctgatcacacggggattccacacggggttaagtACTCTATCCTCACTGACAAAAAGGAAGTTTGGAGAAGCTGATTCAATAAGGACTGCTGCATTATGTTCATttaaccacgtttcagttaaaaacataaaatcatgctttttcttgataatacaataattaattaatagtgATTTGCCAGCCAAGGACCTGATATTCAATAAAGCTAAGTTTAATGTATTAAATGCAGTGTCTGACTCAGTCTATGGCTGGTGCATAACTGGAGTCAAATTAGACAGCATAGCTGCACTTTGAGTAGACTTTGTTCACCTTCAAATGAGTCAAAACAGGGTGTCAGCATGGCCAGTAATGCCGACAGCAGTGGGTCCATACCCAGTGTGAGGAGAGAGACATGAGGTAAGAGGGGTGGTTGGGTAAGGACCCAGTCTTTCCTAGATGTCAGCATGGTCTGTAATGCCGACAGCAGTGGGTCCATACCCAGTGTGAGGAGAGAGACATGAGGTAAGAGGGGTGGTTGGGTAAGGACCCAGTCTGTCCTAGATGTCAGCATGGTCTGTAATGCCGACAGCAGTGGGTCCATACCCAGTGTGAGGAGAGAGACATGAGGTAAGAGGGGTGGTTGGGTAAGGACCCAGTCTGTCCTAGATGTCAGCATGGCCTAGTTTTCAAAAACTTGGTTTTAACATCTCTTATTACTGTATGTCGTCACCTACTAGCAGAGTCTTTGGTTTGATGTCTTCTCTGACTTGATTAGCTTCTTTGTCGATTGTGCGGTTCTGTTCAATGTTCTGTTCCTGTCCTTTTTGATGATTAGCTTTAGTAGCCTTTGGTCTGTTGTTTATCCATGCGTGCCACAGAGAGACACTCACGGGCTCAGCTGTACAGTATCACATGCCACTGCTGCATGGGTCTCTGGTTAGCATCTGAGCTGGCAGCGCTAATGTTAGCTATAGAATTAAGACTGAGCTCATTGACAGGCAGCTCGTCCAGAACAATGTACCTGTTCTCCAACCGAACATTTGGTTAGACATGAGTGGTCCTGTGTTTTTTGCTTCTGGCTCTTCTTTTGCTCTGGACAGTATCCATCCAGAGCTCAGGGTGTGGCGATGCAGGACTGGAGCTGGTCTTTGGTCTTGCTCCATGGTTGACCCAGTAGCATATAGCCAGGTCCATTGTTGTTTCAGTCTCGAGAGGATTTCCATTTGTCTTCGGGCCAGACCAAGGAATAGAGTCCACGTAGTTGTTGGCATGGGACTTATTATGTGCAACAGCTGTTCCGCAGAGCGTTTCATGTCCCTGGATCTGACTGCCAGCCGGGTGCAAAGGAACATTATGGGAAGCGACAAACAGAGTGTCAATAAGTTTTTAATCCTCTTGTATTTTGTAGAGTTCAGTTGTTCTTCTTTCCAGCTCTGTAATCTTCTGGCTGAGCATGGCCCAGCTGGTACATTCAGTGGGGCGAGAAGACAGGGGAGACATCTATCTTTTTCAAAAAACTTCTTCTTCAATGTAAATACAATTCTTTTCAGATAAAACGGgtgaaaacaataaaataagtaaaagcaGTAAATTGTGACCACTGCAAAATCAATACAAAGTAGTTAAAAATCTTCTTTTAAGTGTCTTTGAATTAATGAGAAAATTGTCAACATAGATGATTGGAGATCAGTCAATCTGGTCTTGGAATATGGTATTCATAAATGACTGGAAGACTAAGGGGGCATTATCAAGCCTTAAAGGCATAACCAGATATTCATAATGACCATTTGTTTTGATGAATGCCATCTTCCACTCATTGGCCTCCCAAATTCAGATCAGATTATACATACTGTACTCCACAAGCCCAACTTGGAAAATACTGGGCTGACTGGACCTGCTCCAGTGCTGCAGGGGTCAGTGGCAAGGggcatgggtgtaaattatgggggggataggcgggttgtagcccccccaataaatcaaaaccagctaatacaacccccccaataatcatgcttcccccgtaatgggtggagacctcaacccccccaatgttccagccaaagttacgcccttggcaGGGGGAACCAGAATTTGGTGGTTACTTCACTGAGGGCTCAGTAATCAATGCAGGGACATAGTCCCCCATCGATCTTATTGACAAAGAAGAAACCGGATGTAACCGGTGGTAAATGGCCAGGTGTTTCCTGGTTGTGATGCTTCCTTGAGATACTGCTCTTGAAAGTCGCTGTATTTTGTGGGAATGTAAACTGTTTTTATGGTTTCATGACTCTCGACTATCTCCCCTATATGCCAGGTGATCTGCAGGGTCGTGTTTGCACAGTCATGGATATCCCAGAAGAGTGGGATAACAGGGGAATTTAGTCAGGGATAGCTGAATCTTCCCTTGAATAAACAGGCCAAGCTACAGGAGAATTGAAGCAGTGCAGTGCATGATGAGACCCCAGCCTCCATTGGAACCAACTAGAGTGTGAATGTGCAGGGGAGGTTCCTACTGTAGCAGGGGCAGGTTGAGGCGGTGAGCCAGGGTGATATTTAGGCAGCCCCAGAGTCCATCATGGAGGTGGACACATGGTTATCAGAATCAGCCTGAATAATGTACCAGTTAATCATGGGTGATATTGAGCATTACAAACGATCTGACTTGAGCAAGGCTGAGGAGAGGGACACTGAGAGAACATGAGCGGGATCCCCGCAGTGCAATCAGAGCTGATGAGTGAATGCATATACTGCCTCTTATTTAAGCCCTGCGACCTCTGTGACATGGTTTTCCACGCtaaattttttaaatggcatAAAAATCACTTGAATCACATTACAGGTTCTGTGTAACACGctatttaataatataaagtCTATTCCAGGCAGCATAAGGCAAAAGTTAGAAAAGAAGCTAGTGTATTGCATGGAACATAAACACACtcaaaataatttaatatattaaatacataactATGTTTGTGTAACCTGTTTTGGGTATGTTGTTTTTCTGCCAGGATATCGGCTTATCAGCAGAGTGGCAACAAAGAGTGTTAGAGAATTTGAATACAATGGTGTATCAATGAGGACAGAGGTGCCTGGCCCCAAGTCTAGGGTAATGGCTTGTTAATACGGATATTGAGACAATATATGTCATACAAAGTATTAAACTTCCTTACATTTATTGGGAATAGATGAAGTGATTTTACTTGTTTTGCAGTGATACAGTTTTCAGTGATGCAGTTTGTGTATGCTTTGAATACATATTGAGGGGAAGTATTTCAACCTCGATATAATAAAATCTTATTATTGGCTTCATTGCATTATATATTGCTAATCATTTGTTACTCTTCTTTATAATTCCAGCAGCTAACAAGGCAACTGGGACAGATTCAGGTGAACTACAATGCATTACAGGTTGACACAGTTTTGAATCAGTCTTAATAAATATGAACTTGATGtgtcagaaaaacagaaattaaatcTAATGTAAAAATATGTGTAATCAATACACATTTTCAAAAATCAGTCTTACTGCATTTGACTCTTTTGGGATCAGAAATCACGGAAGGGTGCCACTATATATTGGGGGGGACACTGTGAGCACATCTGAATATTGGCAGGGACGTGTCCCCCCAATATGTATTATAATTGCGGCCTTGCACTTGGAACAGTGCTATATACACATAAACTTAACTATTATTAGTCATAAAAGATACATTTGAATGAGGAAGACCTTGACATTCACGGTGTCTGATGAAGTGTTCCTTCTACCCCCTTGTGCCACCTATGCCTCCATTGTACCACAAGCAGAATGTCACAACGGTGAACTTCTTTTGTGATTATGAAGAGAGTCAGGGTAATTACCTGGTGGATGTGGATGGAAAACGGATGCTGGATGTGTACATGCAGATCACCTCAATCCCCATCGGTGAGAGTCAATGTGATGCTGCTCTGACTGTAATCATTCAGAATCAGTGTTGCCATTTCAATGCTCtttcatttgtatttagacTGAATTTTCAGGTACTTTCTCTAAAATCccttttgtattttctttaactttccttttttttagGATACAATCATCCAGCACTACTGTTAGTACTGACAAACCCCCATAATCTGGCTAGTTAAAATGTGAAATGGGTGACAagacatgtgactattttaaaataagcaGAATAATTCTCAGGACATCTTAATGTTTTACACTACAAAATACAGCATGTTTGTAATTTACCATCCATATTGGCTGTTATTCTGTCCTTATTCTTTGGAAAATTCTTAGTTTTGAGTCCAGTTTTGACAGAAAGGCAGGGTGGGCAGGTGCAGCGTTTTGCATGATATTTCCAGTGATTCCACCATCTACATCCTGTGTCCTGCTtgataatacagtggtaccatGGAACACGAACTGAATtcgttccagaaggctggtcgagtTGCAATTTGGTCGagttccccataagaaataatgtaaatgaatttaatccattccagaCACCCAAATGATTCCATATTTAAACTTATGTACATACCTAACTAATGAAAAAGctttaacaatcaatataaaactaaatttttaatgcaattaacccatctgcagcacagaatgactcaaaatccctgaaatgtctctgtcaacccatttcgggcagttttggtgcgttccatttgcccttaATTGGagctcgtattccgagtcggattccgagttttgaagccagaagtgACAACATGTGCACTcctgtttctcggagatccgagaaatatcttggagcagcacagaagatcccgagttcagaatctaAGATGGCTGGGCACTTTATCAACAGATGgaaaagttgtagttttatactgtttaagcgctacttctcatttgtggctcattaaatcagtcgcaCATGTAGTACCCTCACCACCTGATGAGGGGAGATGTAAATAGCTAAGAAAACGCAAGACACGGAGCTGCTGCTTCACGATCAGAGTCTATATTTCTGAGCAgcgcccccccctccacaaaCAGGTGACCAGCTCCCAAGGGGAAACCAATCGAGTAATCAGTGTATCACCCCAGGCTGAGCAGGGAATATTAGTCGTCACAGATAAAACACTATatactttgcattttttttaaagaaaaacacatttcacttgTCCCAAGTTCAATGTTTCTCTGATATAATTtactaacatttttttttttatttcccacattatttatttatggaaccaccacacacacactataccgtccaacttatatgtggacgtgttgctacggagttttatatgtaaagcaccgcgcgtaatgtgttatcaagtgatattgctaacaatggcaattaaccgggctagaattggatttcatgatgagtcggattatttgtcggatttacggtagtttgggCTAAAGTGAActaagataaagaccatttaaactgaggtaccttaaatccgttgtccagctaagcaaaaaatcttgctttttgatatgggtccatggtattgcacttctgtggcagatggaatgcatccgactcatgttcaggatgttcaataaacatgttaagttattcccttttttcttgagtctgtttgctcatgcaaaatgagatgcgattaatatagattaaaaataaatgatatttaatcgaaattaatccacagcaaccctgtgattaatctgatttaaaattttaatcgtttgacagcactataatgtattcattttatTCATGCTATAACGATGCTAAAACACGGTCACTGTAGTCCAGTGATTGCTGTTTGTTTCTCTGCTCTGCTCTTTCTAAGGGTGCCTTTGTAAACCGGCCAGCTCTTGGGGTGCTACCTCCTCAGTACCTTCCAGATAAGCTGACTGAGGGCCTGCTTTCAGTAAGAACACTTCACAGAAACATGGGAATACAGGAATTGCAGTGCCGTCTCTGTCGAAGCTTATCTGTCCCCATTCAGGCTGCTGTGCTGCCATTATCGGTAGACAATTGACTGCAGGTGTTGGTGTCATTACATCACAAGTTAATAAGTAAATTTGAATGTATAATTAGGGAATATAAATCACATTATGTTCTGATAACTTTATCATTCATTTTATAAGCCTTACTAAATGTACCAGATTGCAGTTTAAATAAATAGGAATGCCGTCAGTTTCTGGGTTTCAGTGCATATAGATTTATAATTGGATATACAGCTTTCAAGTGAATACACcactataaatatatattgtatatttatataagcAGCTATCTGAGTCCCATCTTTAATTCTGTAATGTTTAAGCAAGCACGTTCAGCAGGGTGACCCATCTGTAACCACAGCTTACTTTCCTTAGGTTGCCCCAAAAGGGATGAGTCGAGTTCAGACCATGTCCTGTGGCTCCTGCTCCAATGAAAATGCCTACAAAGCCATATTCATTTGGTACCAGGTAAGTGCACAATAACATCTCATACCATACGCACTGGACAGAGTTACACAGTAATTATTAAGAGgaaatgtatgtattttaaacagaataaatgaacaaaattttacttttaaatctTGAAGTCATCATAGTGAGTAAGTTCCATATCTCCCCTTATGCCCCAATCTGTGAGCCTGTCCTTTGTGGAAATTTCAGTAAATAGAATTGCTATCAAAACACTGGAagtcatttaaaattacaccaaaacaTTCTTTAATTGCATATGATGCCCTTAGTCGTTTTGAAAATATTATATATCAAACTACTGTAAATGCAATTGACTATTGGCAATATACTAAGAAAATATGGGTGCTATAGCATTAGAAATACAATGTTTTTTGAAGACACtagtttactttttttttaacggCAGTCTCTAGGTAAATGCATAACAGTTTGGTTACTGGATGAGCAGGCATGAATGCATTTAAATTCTCTATTGTAAGAAAATCTCTAGTGCATGTCATTTACATACTGCGCCACTGAGAGGCCCTGTAACATTTACTACTATGTTCCTTATCAGCCCTCACTCTACATATTTGCTCATACAGTATATGGCTGTACATTCCTATTTTAAACATCGTTTTGCCATCTCCAGAAAAAACAAAGGGGAAACAACGAGCCAACGCCAGAAGAGTTGAACTCAAGTGTGATCAATCAGGTAAATCAGACTGATGCAGCCCCCTGATTACCACCTGGTCTGTGAGATTACACCAAGAGATCTGTAAAGGACACTCTTCGAGTCGTCCCTAATGGCTCTGCACACCACATTCAGGACTACTCATACTGTTATAACCAACTGTAAAATCTTTGCTTCTCCCACTGCAAGAAGTTTGTAAAGGCTGATAAAGAAGAACACCAATCTATCTCCTACTGCACCCAAATCCCCACCATCTCAGAAGACACTTTTTCTGGCTGTGGACCTTCTCTCCTGTCATTTTATCTCTACAAATGATTTCTTCCCCAGCCTCTAGGCTGTCTTTCATGGGTGGGTTTCATGGGAGAACTGGTGTAACACGCTATGGACATTTTTTTCatgacgaatcggagcggcgtctacagttttgcaggcgcttaaccggttcgtcgtggctaagaaagaactgagccaaaaaaacaaagctctccatctattggtccatcttcattcctaccctcacctatggtcatgagctatgggtaatgaccgaaagaatgagatcgcgaatacaggcggccgaaatgaggtttctccgcagggtggctgggctctcccttagggatagggtgagaagttcggatatccgggagggcctcagagtagaaccgctgcttctccacgtcgaaaggagccagttgaggtggtttggacatctggtgcggatgcttcctgggcggctacccggagaggttttccgtgcatgtcctacagggaggaggccccggggcagacccaggactcgctggagggattatatctctcggctggcctgggaacgcctcggcgtcCTCCCTGAGGAGCTTgcagaggtagctggggagagggaggtctgggtatctctcctgaagctgctacccctgcgacccgaaccccggacaagcagaagatgatggatggatggatggatggatggatggatttttttcatGTCACCCTTGGCAATCTGCCAGCAGTCCCAGACAAGCACATTTTTCATTATTCACTTTGTGTGAGgacattttatgtttattttgggGCAGTCCACATAACATTGATAAttattgattaaaaaataaacatacaaataaataagtGGTTTGTCTCCAAAAAGCTATTGCATCACTTTCTTCGTGGTAGAAGTGGTCTCACCATCGTACATGTGTGCATATGAATAGAACATACGCACATGTACAGTGCATGATAACACTGCATGAATGTGTCCACAGGCTGTCTGTCCACGACGCACACGAAGGCTATCCAGAGGCTGGATGCCCCTTCCTTTGATTGGCCGATCGCGCCTCTCCCCAAACTGCAGTACCCCCTGGAAGAGTTTGTCAGAGAAAGTGCGCAAGAAGAAGCCCGATGCCTAGAAGAGGTTAAAATGATTACATTCAGCACTAGGCCTATGTGCAAGATATTTAGAGAAACTGAAACTGCATTTGGGGTACAACTGTATGGAGGCACATGTCAGTCAGTCTTGTTAGTTTTTACTTTTATCATGTACAAGttgtctgctgtatttcccATCACGCCGTTACCCTCACACCCTTAGTGCCGCCAGGGGTCAGGTGACCTTCTGTGCCATTGATGTCAAAGATGAGGCCACACGAAACAGCCTCATTCTCAAAGCTAGGAACAGGGGTAAGGACTGCAGACATCTGCAATGTTCGAGGTCTTATGCTAAACTTTCTGGATAAAAATGAATCATTTATTAATAAAGACAAATGTATTATAAAGTACATTTGAATTGTAGAACTAAGTAACAATGTTTATAGTACAGGTACTATTTTAATGTATGCTCTACAGgtttgggcatttcaggtccagaagctacaaatccagaccaagattttgtttctaccaatcAGTTGAACATAAAGTCATATAGTCacaaagtactcaactggttggtatgaacaaaatcttggtctgcatttgtggattctggacctgaaatgcccatcACGGATGCTCCGTTTGCTCATTAAATGGAAGCATGATTTATTtcactgtttaattaaaatgactACTCAATGTGGTTATTGAATGTGGATGTTTATGGTCTCACAGGTTTTGTCTTGGGGGGCTGCGGAAACCGATTGATCAGGTTCTGCCCCGCTCTGGTATTCAAGGAGCACCACGTACATCTCTTCCTCAACATCTTTAATGACACGCTGGCAGATTTCCAGCAGAGGAGCTAGAAGTCGGACTCAAGTATAATTCACACCAGAAAGGGCACCGATTCATATACGTATTGATACTTTTCAAATGGCCAGATCAGCTTTTTTCTTTatgtacattaaaaaataaatgcactaAGTTTCACAGACTACTGAAAACAGGTACAATATCAGATATCTAAAGTTACATCACTtatgtaaaacatacattttcaaagCTAGGATCACGGTATTTCTGACATATACACGATTTAGTTAGTATTTTAATGTGTTAAAAAACAGGGGCAAATGTCCATTTGGCTGGTTAGTTATGGAAACTGCTGACttgcagttacatttta includes:
- the LOC111839907 gene encoding 4-aminobutyrate aminotransferase, mitochondrial-like; the encoded protein is MLSPLPAARLSFNHNRNEQSFLFSSEDPSKERTRQVSHIPTNGVQNILGDTLRNPGTPGYRLISRVATKSVREFEYNGVSMRTEVPGPKSRQLTRQLGQIQNVTTVNFFCDYEESQGNYLVDVDGKRMLDVYMQITSIPIGYNHPALLLVLTNPHNLGAFVNRPALGVLPPQYLPDKLTEGLLSVAPKGMSRVQTMSCGSCSNENAYKAIFIWYQKKQRGNNEPTPEELNSSVINQAVCPRRTRRLSRGWMPLPLIGRSRLSPNCSTPWKSLSEKVRKKKPDA